A genomic region of Klebsiella sp. RIT-PI-d contains the following coding sequences:
- the pyk gene encoding pyruvate kinase, with protein MSRRLRRTKIVTTLGPATDRDNNLEKVIAAGANVVRMNFSHGTAEDHKIRADKVREIAAKLGRHVAILGDLQGPKIRVSTFKEGKVFLNIGDKFLLDANLGKGEGDKEKVGIDYKGLPSDVVPGDILLLDDGRVQLKVLEVQGLKVFTEVTVGGPLSNNKGINKLGGGLSAEALTEKDKADILTAAQIGVDYLAVSFPRCGEDLNYARRLARDAGCDAKIVSKVERAEAVATQDAMDDIILASDVVMVARGDLGVEIGDPELVGIQKALIRRARQLNRAVITATQMMESMITNPMPTRAEVMDVANAVLDGTDAVMLSAETAAGQYPSETVAAMARVCLGAEKIPSINVSKHRLDIEFDNVEEAIAMSAMYAANHTKGVSAIISMTESGRTALMTSRISSGLPIFAMSRHERTLNLTALYRGVTPVYFDSVNDGVVAATDAVNLLRDKGYLVSGDLVIVTQGDVMSTIGTTNTTRILTVQ; from the coding sequence ATGTCCAGAAGGCTTCGCAGAACCAAAATTGTAACCACGCTAGGTCCGGCTACCGATCGCGATAATAATCTCGAAAAAGTTATTGCTGCTGGCGCTAACGTTGTGCGCATGAATTTCTCCCACGGCACCGCGGAAGACCATAAAATACGCGCGGATAAAGTTCGTGAAATTGCGGCTAAACTTGGTCGTCACGTGGCTATCCTCGGCGATTTGCAGGGGCCAAAAATCCGTGTTTCAACCTTTAAAGAGGGAAAAGTTTTCCTCAACATCGGGGACAAATTCCTGCTTGATGCCAATCTTGGCAAAGGTGAAGGCGATAAAGAGAAGGTCGGCATTGATTATAAAGGTCTGCCTTCCGATGTCGTACCAGGCGATATCCTGCTGCTTGATGATGGCCGCGTTCAGCTTAAAGTTCTGGAAGTTCAGGGCCTGAAAGTGTTTACCGAAGTGACGGTTGGCGGCCCACTTTCCAATAATAAAGGCATTAACAAGCTGGGCGGTGGCCTTTCCGCCGAAGCGCTGACTGAAAAAGATAAAGCAGATATTCTTACCGCCGCACAGATTGGCGTTGACTACCTTGCAGTCTCCTTCCCGCGCTGTGGCGAAGATCTGAACTACGCCCGCCGTCTGGCACGCGATGCCGGCTGCGATGCAAAAATTGTTTCTAAGGTTGAACGTGCCGAAGCGGTTGCCACTCAGGACGCGATGGATGACATCATCCTTGCCTCTGACGTGGTCATGGTAGCCCGTGGCGATCTCGGTGTTGAAATCGGCGATCCGGAGCTGGTCGGTATTCAGAAGGCGCTCATTCGCCGCGCACGCCAGCTAAACCGGGCCGTGATCACTGCCACGCAGATGATGGAATCCATGATCACCAACCCAATGCCGACCCGGGCAGAAGTCATGGATGTGGCGAACGCGGTGCTGGACGGAACCGACGCGGTAATGCTGTCGGCAGAGACTGCCGCCGGGCAATATCCGTCTGAAACCGTTGCAGCAATGGCGCGCGTGTGCCTGGGCGCTGAAAAAATCCCGAGCATTAACGTGTCGAAGCACCGTCTGGATATTGAATTCGATAACGTGGAAGAAGCAATTGCGATGTCGGCGATGTATGCGGCTAACCACACCAAAGGCGTATCCGCTATCATCAGCATGACCGAATCAGGTCGTACTGCGCTGATGACGTCGCGCATCAGCTCCGGATTGCCGATCTTTGCAATGTCCCGTCACGAGCGCACCCTGAACCTGACTGCGCTGTACCGCGGCGTAACGCCGGTTTATTTCGACAGCGTGAACGACGGCGTGGTGGCGGCTACCGATGCGGTGAATCTGCTGCGCGATAAAGGCTATCTGGTATCAGGGGATCTGGTGATCGTGACCCAGGGCGATGTCATGAGCACTATCGGTACGACCAACACTACACGTATTCTGACCGTGCAATAA
- the lpxM gene encoding lauroyl-Kdo(2)-lipid IV(A) myristoyltransferase (LpxM is lauroyl-Kdo(2)-lipid IV(A) myristoyltransferase, an enzyme characterized in Escherichia coli and involved in biosynthesis of the form of lipid A found in that species and some closely related species.), which translates to MEPKKNNSHYIPTFEKRFLLPRYWGAWLGILAFCAIAITPPSFRDPLLGKLGRLVGRLGKSARRRAQINLLYCFPEKSEQEREAIIDKMYATAPQAMVLMAELAIRKEKKVSDRILWQGKDIIDEMRLNNEKVILLVPHGWSVDIPAMLMASQGQQVAGMFHNQGNPVFDYVWNKVRLRFGGRLHPRNDGIKPFIQSIRNGFWGYYLPDQDHGPEQSEFVDFFGTYKATLPAVGRLMKLCKARVVPLFPVYDSKTHCLTIHVRPPMDDLPTADDPTIARRMNEEVEHLVGPHPEQYTWLLKLLKTRRPGETEPYRRRDLYPDEKK; encoded by the coding sequence ATGGAACCTAAAAAGAATAATAGTCACTATATTCCAACATTTGAGAAACGCTTTCTGCTTCCACGCTACTGGGGAGCCTGGCTGGGAATTCTGGCTTTTTGCGCGATTGCCATCACGCCGCCGTCGTTTCGCGATCCGCTCTTAGGTAAGCTGGGCCGTCTGGTGGGACGCCTCGGTAAAAGCGCCCGTCGTCGGGCGCAAATTAACCTGCTTTATTGTTTCCCGGAAAAGAGCGAGCAGGAGCGCGAAGCCATTATCGACAAAATGTATGCTACTGCGCCGCAGGCGATGGTGTTAATGGCCGAACTGGCGATACGCAAAGAAAAAAAAGTCTCCGATCGCATCCTCTGGCAGGGCAAAGACATCATTGATGAGATGCGCCTTAATAACGAAAAGGTTATTCTGCTGGTGCCGCACGGCTGGAGCGTGGATATCCCGGCTATGCTAATGGCCTCGCAGGGACAACAGGTAGCGGGCATGTTCCATAATCAGGGCAATCCGGTGTTTGATTATGTGTGGAATAAGGTTCGGCTGCGTTTTGGTGGGCGCTTACATCCGCGTAATGACGGAATTAAACCGTTTATTCAGTCTATCCGTAACGGATTCTGGGGATATTATCTCCCTGACCAGGATCATGGCCCTGAGCAAAGTGAATTTGTTGATTTCTTTGGCACCTATAAAGCCACGCTACCTGCGGTAGGGCGCCTGATGAAATTGTGTAAAGCCCGGGTGGTGCCTCTTTTTCCAGTCTATGACAGCAAAACCCACTGCCTGACTATTCATGTTCGTCCACCAATGGACGATCTGCCGACCGCTGACGATCCCACGATTGCCCGTCGGATGAATGAAGAGGTAGAGCATCTGGTTGGCCCGCATCCGGAACAGTATACCTGGCTGCTAAAATTGCTGAAAACGCGCAGACCTGGCGAAACGGAACCGTATCGCCGTCGGGATCTTTACCCCGACGAGAAAAAGTAG
- the znuB gene encoding zinc ABC transporter permease subunit ZnuB yields MIELLLPGWLAGMMLACAAGPLGSFVVWRRMSYFGDTLAHASLLGVAFGLLLDVNPFYAVIAVTLLLAAGLVWLEKRPHLAVDTLLGIMAHSALSLGLVVVSLMSNIRVDLMAYLFGDLLAVTPDDLIAIAVGVAVVLGILLWQWRNLLSMTISPDLAFVDGVKLQRVKLLLMLVTALTIGVAMKFVGALIITSLLIIPAATARRFARTPEQMAGIAVVAGMIAVTGGLTFSAFYDTPAGPSVVLCAALLFIFSMMKKQPNT; encoded by the coding sequence ATGATTGAACTCTTATTGCCCGGCTGGCTGGCCGGAATGATGTTGGCCTGCGCTGCCGGTCCGCTTGGATCATTTGTTGTCTGGCGTCGGATGTCCTATTTTGGCGATACGCTGGCACATGCGTCGTTACTTGGCGTGGCTTTCGGTTTACTGCTGGACGTTAATCCGTTCTATGCCGTTATTGCGGTTACGCTGCTGCTGGCCGCCGGACTGGTGTGGCTGGAAAAACGGCCTCACCTGGCCGTGGATACGCTACTGGGGATCATGGCTCACAGCGCGCTCTCTCTGGGGCTGGTGGTAGTCAGCCTGATGTCCAACATCCGCGTTGACCTGATGGCTTATCTGTTTGGCGACCTGCTGGCCGTTACGCCTGACGATCTTATCGCTATTGCCGTCGGGGTTGCTGTCGTACTGGGGATTTTGCTCTGGCAGTGGCGTAACCTGCTGTCGATGACGATCAGCCCGGATCTGGCATTTGTTGATGGGGTAAAGTTACAGCGGGTGAAACTGCTGTTGATGCTGGTGACGGCGCTGACTATTGGCGTTGCCATGAAATTTGTCGGCGCGCTGATTATCACCTCATTGCTGATTATTCCCGCCGCCACGGCGCGGCGCTTTGCCCGCACGCCGGAGCAAATGGCGGGGATCGCGGTGGTCGCTGGAATGATTGCGGTCACAGGCGGCCTGACCTTCTCGGCATTCTATGATACACCGGCGGGCCCATCCGTAGTGCTTTGCGCTGCGCTGCTGTTTATTTTCAGCATGATGAAAAAACAACCAAATACATAA
- the zwf gene encoding glucose-6-phosphate dehydrogenase, protein MAVTQTAHACDLVIFGAKGDLARRKLLPSLYQLEKAGQIHDDTRILGVGRADWDKDAYTKVVREALETFMKEKIDEGLWDKLSARLDFCTLDVNDTAAFTRLGKMLDQENRVTINYFAMPPDTFGAICKGLGKAKLNAKPARVVMEKPLGTSLDTSRQINDQVGEYFEECQVYRIDHYLGKETVLNLLALRFANSLFVNNWDNRTIDHVEITVAEEVGIEGRWGYFDQAGQMRDMIQNHLLQILCMIAMSPPADLSADSIRDEKVKVLKSLRRIDRTNVREKTVRGQYTAGFAQGKKVPGYLEEEGANKSSHTETFVAIRVDLDNWRWAGVPFYLRTGKRLPTKCSEVVVYFKNPELNLFKESWQELPQNKLTIRLQPDEGVDIQILNKVPGLDHKHNLQTTKLDLSYSETFNETHLADAYERLLLETMRGIQALFVRRDEVEEAWKWVDSITEAWATDQDAPKPYQAGTWGPVASVAMITRDGRSWNEFE, encoded by the coding sequence ATGGCGGTAACGCAAACGGCTCATGCATGTGATTTGGTTATATTCGGCGCGAAAGGTGATTTAGCTCGTCGCAAATTGCTTCCTTCCCTGTATCAGCTGGAAAAAGCAGGCCAGATCCATGATGATACCCGTATTCTGGGCGTAGGACGGGCTGACTGGGATAAAGACGCTTATACCAAAGTGGTCCGCGAGGCGCTGGAAACCTTCATGAAAGAAAAAATTGATGAAGGTTTGTGGGACAAGCTGAGCGCCCGTCTGGACTTCTGTACCCTGGACGTCAATGATACCGCCGCTTTTACCAGACTCGGTAAAATGCTGGATCAGGAAAATCGCGTCACTATTAACTATTTTGCTATGCCGCCGGATACCTTTGGGGCGATTTGCAAGGGGCTGGGTAAAGCTAAATTAAATGCTAAACCGGCGCGCGTGGTGATGGAGAAACCGCTCGGAACGTCGCTTGATACTTCTCGCCAGATCAACGATCAGGTTGGTGAGTATTTTGAAGAGTGCCAGGTATACCGTATCGACCATTATCTGGGTAAAGAAACGGTTCTTAACCTGCTGGCGCTGCGTTTTGCCAACTCGCTGTTTGTCAATAACTGGGACAACCGCACCATCGATCACGTCGAAATTACCGTGGCTGAAGAGGTCGGCATTGAAGGCCGCTGGGGATATTTCGACCAGGCGGGCCAGATGCGCGATATGATCCAGAACCATCTGCTGCAAATTCTCTGCATGATCGCCATGTCGCCACCGGCTGACCTGAGTGCTGACAGCATTCGTGATGAAAAAGTGAAGGTATTGAAATCTCTGCGCCGTATCGATCGCACCAACGTGCGTGAAAAAACGGTACGTGGTCAGTACACCGCCGGATTCGCGCAGGGCAAAAAAGTGCCGGGTTACCTGGAAGAAGAGGGCGCAAATAAATCAAGTCATACCGAAACGTTCGTGGCGATCCGCGTTGATCTCGACAACTGGCGCTGGGCGGGCGTGCCGTTCTATCTGCGTACCGGTAAACGACTGCCGACCAAGTGCTCTGAAGTTGTGGTGTATTTCAAAAATCCGGAGCTTAATTTATTCAAAGAGTCTTGGCAGGAATTGCCGCAGAATAAATTAACCATCCGTTTGCAACCCGATGAAGGGGTGGATATTCAGATCCTCAATAAAGTGCCGGGATTAGATCACAAACATAACCTGCAAACAACGAAACTGGATCTGAGCTATTCCGAAACCTTCAACGAGACACATCTGGCCGATGCCTATGAGCGCCTGTTGCTGGAGACAATGCGTGGCATTCAGGCTCTTTTTGTCCGTCGTGATGAAGTGGAAGAAGCGTGGAAATGGGTTGACTCCATTACCGAGGCCTGGGCCACCGATCAGGATGCACCGAAACCCTATCAGGCAGGTACCTGGGGACCCGTGGCCTCAGTGGCAATGATCACCCGCGACGGTCGCTCATGGAATGAGTTTGAATAA
- the ruvA gene encoding Holliday junction branch migration protein RuvA: MIGRLRGIILEKQPPIVLLETGGVGYEVHMPMTCFYELPDAGQEAIVFTHFVVREDAQLLYGFNNKQERTLFKELIKTNGVGPKLALAILSGMSAPQFVNAVEREDPAALVKLPGIGKKTAERLIVEMKDRFKGLHGDLFTPAADLVLTSPAGPGTEDAEQEAVAALVALGYKPQEASRMVSKVARTDASSETLIREALRAAL; the protein is encoded by the coding sequence GTGATAGGCAGACTCAGAGGCATTATTCTCGAAAAACAACCCCCCATTGTTCTGCTGGAGACGGGCGGCGTAGGCTATGAGGTCCATATGCCGATGACCTGCTTCTATGAGTTACCGGATGCAGGCCAGGAAGCCATCGTTTTTACCCACTTCGTGGTCCGTGAAGATGCTCAACTGCTGTACGGTTTCAATAACAAACAGGAGCGAACCCTGTTTAAAGAGCTGATTAAAACCAATGGCGTCGGGCCAAAACTGGCGCTGGCGATCCTCTCCGGAATGTCAGCACCTCAATTTGTTAACGCTGTTGAGCGTGAAGATCCGGCCGCCCTGGTCAAACTGCCGGGTATCGGTAAGAAAACGGCTGAACGCCTGATTGTTGAAATGAAAGACCGCTTTAAAGGATTACACGGCGATCTCTTTACGCCGGCAGCGGATCTGGTATTAACGTCTCCGGCAGGCCCTGGCACTGAAGATGCCGAGCAGGAAGCCGTTGCCGCACTGGTCGCACTCGGGTATAAACCGCAGGAAGCCAGCCGGATGGTCAGCAAAGTTGCGCGTACGGATGCCAGCAGTGAAACATTGATCCGCGAAGCGCTGCGCGCGGCGCTATGA
- the znuA gene encoding zinc ABC transporter substrate-binding protein ZnuA has translation MLHKNTFLFAALSVALWGSAAHQADAAVVASIKPLGFIAAAIADGVTDTQVLLPDGASEHDYSLRPSDVKRIKNADLVVWIGPDMEAFMTKSVQGTPEAKKVTIADLAKVKPLLQKGHDDDDDEHGHDGDEGEKGDHHHHHGDYNMHLWLSPEIAKASAVAIHQKLVELMPQSRATLDANLQAFEDNLAATDKQVGTELAPLKGKGYFVFHDAYGYYEKHYGLTPLGHFTVNPEIQPGAQRLHEIRTQLVEQKATCVFAEPQFRPAVVEAVARGTSVRMGTLDPLGTSIKLGKESYSQFLTQLANQYASCLKGD, from the coding sequence ATGTTACATAAAAATACGTTTCTTTTCGCTGCATTATCAGTAGCACTTTGGGGGAGCGCGGCGCATCAGGCTGACGCTGCGGTTGTTGCTTCAATCAAACCACTGGGCTTTATTGCTGCCGCCATCGCTGATGGGGTAACGGATACCCAGGTTCTCCTGCCTGATGGGGCTTCAGAGCATGATTACTCACTGCGTCCTTCAGACGTAAAACGCATTAAAAACGCGGACTTAGTTGTATGGATTGGTCCCGATATGGAAGCGTTTATGACTAAATCTGTTCAGGGCACGCCTGAGGCAAAAAAAGTCACTATTGCCGATCTTGCGAAAGTGAAGCCGCTTCTGCAAAAAGGACATGACGATGATGATGATGAGCACGGTCATGACGGCGACGAAGGTGAAAAAGGTGACCATCATCACCATCACGGCGACTATAACATGCATCTCTGGTTGTCCCCGGAGATCGCGAAGGCAAGTGCAGTTGCAATCCATCAAAAATTAGTAGAACTTATGCCGCAAAGTCGAGCCACACTTGACGCCAACCTGCAGGCATTCGAGGACAATCTCGCTGCTACTGATAAGCAGGTAGGTACTGAGCTGGCACCGTTGAAGGGCAAAGGTTATTTCGTTTTCCATGATGCTTATGGTTACTACGAAAAACATTATGGGCTGACCCCGCTTGGCCATTTTACCGTAAACCCCGAAATTCAACCTGGTGCCCAGCGTTTACATGAAATCAGAACACAGTTGGTTGAGCAAAAAGCAACGTGCGTTTTTGCTGAGCCACAGTTCAGGCCAGCGGTCGTAGAAGCTGTTGCCCGTGGAACCTCCGTTCGAATGGGAACGCTGGATCCTCTTGGGACCAGTATCAAGTTGGGTAAAGAGAGCTATAGCCAGTTCCTGACTCAACTTGCGAATCAGTATGCGAGCTGCCTGAAAGGAGATTAA
- the mepM gene encoding murein DD-endopeptidase MepM → MQQIARSVALAFNNLPRPHRVMLGSLTVLTLAVAVWRPYVYHPQSAPIVKVIELEKSEVRSLLPEASEPIDQAPQEDEAIPQDELDDKIGNESGVHEYVVSTGDTLSSVLNQYGIDMGDITQIATADKELRNLKIGQQLSWTLTADGDLQRLTWEMSRRETRTYDRTPTGFKMSSELQQGDWVNSSLKGTVGSGFIASARSAGLSSGEVSSVVKAMQWQMDFRKMKKGDKFAVLMSREMLDGKAEQSQLLGVRLSLDGKDYYAFRAEDGKFYDRTGTGLAKGFLRFPTSRQFRVSSNFNPRRTNPVTGRIAPHRGVDFAMPQGTPVLAVGDGEVVVAKRSGAAGYYVAIRHGRTYTTRYMHLRKLLVKPGQKVKRGDRVALSGNTGRSTGPHLHYEVWINQQAVNPLTAKLPRTEGLTGKDRTDYLAQVKEVLPQLSFD, encoded by the coding sequence GTGCAACAGATAGCCCGCTCTGTCGCCCTGGCATTTAATAACTTGCCCCGACCTCACCGCGTTATGTTGGGGTCGCTTACTGTTCTCACTTTAGCGGTCGCCGTCTGGCGACCCTATGTCTATCATCCTCAATCCGCACCGATTGTAAAAGTCATTGAGCTAGAGAAAAGTGAGGTTCGTTCGCTGCTTCCTGAGGCCAGCGAGCCAATCGATCAGGCACCGCAGGAAGATGAAGCCATCCCGCAGGATGAGCTGGATGATAAAATTGGTAATGAATCCGGCGTTCACGAATATGTCGTGTCTACTGGCGACACGCTGAGTAGCGTATTAAATCAGTACGGCATTGATATGGGCGATATCACCCAGATTGCCACCGCCGATAAAGAGCTGCGTAATTTAAAAATTGGCCAGCAGCTTTCATGGACGTTAACCGCCGATGGCGACTTACAGCGTCTGACCTGGGAAATGTCCCGCCGCGAAACCCGCACTTACGATCGTACGCCGACCGGCTTTAAAATGAGCAGCGAATTGCAGCAGGGTGACTGGGTTAACAGCAGCCTGAAAGGCACCGTGGGTTCAGGCTTTATTGCCAGCGCCAGAAGTGCCGGTCTGAGCAGCGGTGAGGTCAGTTCGGTTGTTAAAGCAATGCAGTGGCAGATGGATTTCCGCAAAATGAAGAAGGGCGATAAATTTGCCGTACTCATGTCGCGTGAAATGCTGGATGGTAAGGCAGAGCAGAGTCAGCTACTGGGCGTGCGTCTGAGCCTTGATGGCAAAGATTATTATGCTTTCCGTGCCGAAGACGGTAAGTTTTACGATCGCACCGGTACCGGGCTGGCCAAGGGCTTCCTGCGCTTCCCGACGTCGCGCCAGTTCCGCGTTTCCTCCAACTTTAATCCGCGCCGTACCAATCCGGTTACTGGCCGCATTGCACCGCATCGCGGGGTGGATTTTGCCATGCCACAAGGTACGCCAGTACTGGCTGTTGGCGACGGTGAAGTGGTGGTAGCCAAACGCAGCGGGGCGGCAGGGTATTATGTCGCTATCCGCCATGGTCGCACCTATACCACCCGCTATATGCACCTGCGTAAACTGCTGGTGAAACCAGGGCAAAAAGTGAAACGTGGCGATCGCGTGGCGCTTTCCGGCAATACCGGACGTTCTACCGGTCCGCACCTGCATTATGAAGTATGGATCAACCAGCAGGCAGTGAATCCGCTGACGGCGAAGTTGCCGCGCACTGAAGGCCTGACGGGCAAAGACCGTACCGATTATCTCGCACAGGTTAAAGAGGTTCTGCCGCAGTTGAGCTTCGACTAA
- the znuC gene encoding zinc ABC transporter ATP-binding protein ZnuC, translating to MTNLITLEKVSLSFGQRRVLSDISLQLTSGKILTLLGPNGAGKSTLVRVVLGLVAPDSGVIKRDGMLRIGYVPQKLHLDATLPLTVSRFMRLRPGTRKDDILPALKRVQAAHLIDAAMQKLSGGETQRVLLARALLNRPQLLVLDEPTQGVDVNGQVALYDLIDRLRRELDCAVLMVSHDLHLVMAKTDEVLCLNQHICCSGTPEVVSLHPEFISMFGQRGAEQLGIYRHNHNHRHDLQGRIVLRRGNGHS from the coding sequence ATGACAAATCTAATTACTCTGGAAAAGGTCTCACTCTCCTTTGGGCAGCGCCGCGTCCTGTCTGATATTTCGTTGCAATTGACGAGTGGGAAAATTTTAACGCTGCTCGGTCCCAACGGTGCGGGCAAGTCCACGCTGGTGCGCGTAGTACTGGGGCTGGTAGCACCCGACTCGGGTGTCATCAAGCGAGACGGCATGTTGCGGATCGGCTATGTGCCGCAGAAATTGCATCTTGATGCTACCCTGCCGCTCACTGTCAGCCGGTTTATGCGCCTGCGTCCCGGCACCCGTAAGGATGATATTCTGCCTGCGTTAAAACGTGTTCAGGCCGCTCATCTGATCGACGCCGCAATGCAAAAACTGTCCGGGGGTGAAACACAACGGGTTTTACTGGCCCGCGCGCTGCTCAATCGTCCGCAACTGCTGGTGCTCGATGAACCGACGCAGGGTGTTGATGTTAACGGTCAGGTCGCGCTGTACGATCTTATCGATCGGCTGAGGCGTGAGCTGGATTGTGCCGTACTCATGGTGTCCCACGATCTGCACCTGGTCATGGCAAAAACCGATGAGGTATTGTGTCTTAATCAGCATATTTGCTGCTCAGGGACACCAGAAGTGGTCTCTTTGCATCCTGAGTTTATTTCAATGTTTGGGCAGCGCGGGGCCGAACAGCTTGGTATCTATCGCCATAACCATAATCATCGCCACGATTTACAGGGTCGAATTGTACTGCGCCGGGGAAATGGACACTCATGA
- a CDS encoding MurR/RpiR family transcriptional regulator, translated as MNMLEKIQSQLEHLSKSERKVADVILATPAQAIHSSIAALAVEAGVSEPTVNRFCRSMDTRGFPDFKLQLAQSLANGTPYVNRNVDEDDSVEAYTGKIFESAMASLDHVRQSLDMAAVNRAVDLLTQAKKIAFFGLGSSAAVAHDAMNKFFRFNVPVVYTDDIVLQRMSCMNCNDDDVVVLISHTGRTKTLVELARLARENDAMVIALTSPGTPLAHEATLAITLDVPEDTDIYMPMVSRLAQLTVIDVLATGFTLRRGTKFRDNLKRVKEALKESRFDKVLQSYGESPKKMITKL; from the coding sequence ATGAATATGCTGGAAAAAATTCAGTCCCAACTGGAACACCTTAGCAAATCCGAGCGTAAAGTAGCGGATGTTATCCTGGCAACGCCAGCCCAGGCGATTCATTCCAGCATCGCGGCGCTGGCTGTAGAAGCCGGAGTCAGTGAACCGACGGTTAACCGCTTCTGCCGCAGTATGGATACCCGCGGCTTCCCCGATTTTAAACTTCAGCTGGCGCAAAGTCTGGCCAATGGCACGCCCTATGTTAATCGCAATGTCGATGAAGATGACAGCGTTGAAGCCTATACCGGTAAAATCTTTGAATCGGCGATGGCAAGTCTCGATCATGTGCGTCAGTCTCTGGATATGGCGGCAGTCAATCGTGCCGTTGATCTCCTGACCCAGGCCAAGAAAATCGCCTTTTTCGGGCTTGGCTCTTCGGCTGCCGTCGCGCATGATGCGATGAACAAATTTTTTCGCTTCAACGTTCCGGTGGTGTATACCGATGACATTGTTCTGCAACGCATGAGCTGTATGAACTGCAATGATGATGATGTTGTGGTACTGATTTCTCATACCGGACGAACGAAAACGCTGGTCGAACTGGCCCGACTGGCCCGGGAAAACGATGCCATGGTGATTGCGCTGACCTCCCCCGGAACGCCGCTCGCGCATGAGGCTACGCTGGCTATCACGCTCGACGTGCCGGAAGATACGGATATTTACATGCCGATGGTTTCACGATTAGCCCAGTTAACGGTGATTGACGTACTGGCAACCGGATTTACCTTACGCCGCGGCACAAAATTCAGAGATAACTTGAAGCGTGTCAAAGAAGCTTTGAAAGAATCGCGTTTTGATAAAGTACTTCAGTCTTATGGGGAGTCCCCCAAGAAAATGATAACAAAGCTGTAA
- the ruvB gene encoding Holliday junction branch migration DNA helicase RuvB, producing the protein MIEADRLISAGNTLVEDVADRAIRPKLLEEYIGQPQVRSQMEIFIQAAKLRSEALDHLLIFGPPGLGKTTLANIVANEMGVNLRTTSGPVLEKAGDLAAMLTNLEPHDVLFIDEIHRLSPVVEEVLYPAMEDYQLDIMIGEGPAARSIKIDLPPFTLIGATTRAGSLTSPLRDRFGIVQRLEFYQVPDLQYIVGRSARFMGLEMSEEGALEVARRARGTPRIANRLLRRVRDFSEVRHDGTISAEIASQALDMLNVDAEGFDYMDRKLLLAILDKFFGGPVGLDNLAAAIGEERETIEDVLEPYLIQQGFLQRTPRGRMVTVRAWDHFGITPPEMPK; encoded by the coding sequence ATGATAGAAGCAGATCGCCTGATTTCAGCGGGCAATACCCTGGTTGAAGACGTTGCGGATCGCGCTATTCGTCCCAAACTACTGGAAGAGTATATCGGTCAACCGCAGGTGCGCTCACAAATGGAAATTTTCATTCAGGCGGCAAAACTGCGTAGCGAAGCGCTCGATCACCTTCTGATCTTCGGCCCGCCAGGGCTGGGTAAAACCACGCTGGCGAATATTGTGGCCAATGAAATGGGCGTAAACCTGCGTACTACTTCTGGCCCGGTGCTGGAAAAAGCGGGCGATCTGGCCGCGATGTTGACCAACCTTGAACCGCATGATGTGCTGTTCATTGATGAGATCCATCGTCTGTCGCCGGTTGTAGAAGAAGTGTTATATCCGGCAATGGAAGATTACCAGCTTGATATCATGATCGGCGAGGGGCCAGCCGCGCGCTCGATTAAAATCGATCTGCCGCCGTTTACGTTGATTGGCGCTACCACCCGTGCCGGCTCCCTGACGTCACCGCTGCGCGACCGCTTCGGCATTGTACAGCGGCTGGAGTTTTATCAGGTGCCGGATCTGCAATATATTGTCGGCCGCAGCGCGCGTTTTATGGGGCTGGAAATGAGTGAAGAAGGCGCGCTGGAGGTGGCACGCCGTGCACGAGGCACGCCGCGTATCGCCAACCGTCTGCTCAGGCGCGTGCGTGATTTCTCTGAAGTGCGGCATGATGGCACTATCTCTGCTGAAATTGCGTCACAGGCGCTGGACATGCTTAATGTCGATGCAGAAGGGTTTGACTATATGGACCGCAAACTGCTGCTGGCCATTCTCGACAAATTCTTCGGTGGCCCGGTGGGGCTGGATAACCTCGCCGCGGCCATTGGCGAGGAGCGTGAAACTATCGAAGATGTGCTTGAACCCTATCTCATTCAACAAGGGTTTTTGCAGCGCACGCCGCGCGGGCGTATGGTAACAGTCCGTGCGTGGGATCATTTTGGCATCACCCCGCCAGAAATGCCGAAATGA